The following DNA comes from Candidatus Lokiarchaeota archaeon.
CAATAATCGTGAGGAGTGCGATGGGAACAGAGATTCGAACCGGGAGCCGGAACCACTGCAAGGACGACGTTGGGCCAAGAAAAGCAAGTGGAATCTGTAGGGCGAAGAATACGAGGATTAACGAAATCACGGACCCGATAATGGCCGCTCCGAGGACGCTTGCAACAGCATCAGCAAGGAGTGGCCCCATGATCGAGCCACGGTCCGTTCCAAGTGCCCGAAGCATCGAAAGCTGCTTGCGTAGACTATCGATTCTCACGACCGTCACGATGGCGATTCCAGCGGTCAGATAGATGAACGAGAAGACCACGTTGAGCGTATAGATGCCGTGAATGGTCTGGGCTGCTTCTGATTCCAGTGCTTTCAGAATCTGCTGTTCGGAGGATTCCACGTTTCCAAAACCGGCAGTGAGAGCTGTGATATCCTCTATCACCGTGGTGTCATTGGCGGATTGGTCAAGATTGCAGTAGAAACTGGTTACCCGTGTGGTGTTCAATTGGTCTTGAAGGTGGTTCAGGTTCATAATCACAAAGGAGCGAAGAAGATCGGGCCTTCCAGGGACGCACCCTTTGCCGCCTTGGTAGAACATGGACATGACATCGACGATGTGGTATTCAGAAACCGTGTGATTTGCTGCATCACCTATCCTGACTGTTACTTCATCATCGTATATCGGTGCGTTTCTCAAGAAACCAGCGCCAAAACCTATCACGGGTTTGAATGACGTGATGACGTTCTGATTGCTCTCAGCAAGCTCCTGCAGTGCTTGCCTGGGAATGTGGTCTTTGGTGAAATAATCTAGCCAGAACGCCGATTGGGCCCATGCCTCAGGTTGAACCCCAAGAATCGTGATGCTTTCATTCCGATAATGTCTATCCCCATCCTGTTCCTCCTCGATATAGGCGACACGACCTCTCGTTTCAAGGACAGCAGACGCGGCTACTACTCCATCAATAGCAGTGATTTCCTCGACCAGATCTGCTGTGACATTGGCTACTTCGGAACGAACGGTCGCATGGATATCTGCACCGACCTCAAACCTGTGCAGGTGCTGGGTATGGATGCGACCTGTTTCCGCGGAAAGGGAACTGAATATTCCAGCAGTGAAGACCATGGCTATGAACACTATGCCAAGCGCGTCTATTTTCCTGAACAACTTGACATTGCGCGAGAGCACCTTGGAGACCGGTGCATACCTGTCAGATTGCATCCTGTCAAACACAGCCGATTTGAGCCGTGGACCTCCCCGAGAAAGCAGGCGGGCGAAAGAGAACACGAACATGCCCATCAGCACCATGACCAGAACGAAGAAGTAGAAGGTACCAAGTTCAGGCGCAGTAGACGCGAACCCGAAGTTTCCAATCAGCGGGAAAAGCAGGTAGGCAGACGCTCCCACAGCCAGAAAATCAACCACCGGGTTTGTCAACTGTTCTCCTGTTGCCAGAACCTGTCGCTCAAGCCAGCCATGGGCCTCCTCAGGGGACATGAGCAATGCCTGTACCGCCATCGGAATCGAGACTATCACGCCAAGACCAAACGCAAACAGGAAAACGAATACAATGGCATCAAGCTCGATAAGCAATACGAAAGATGAAAGCTGTTGGAAGCTGAATTCAAGGAACGTGCGTACGGAACCTGATAGCAGTGCTGAGACCATGCCAGTGCCGACTGCGGCTATGCTCCCAACGAAACCTATTACAATCGACTGAAGGAGTACCCATCTGAAAACCTGCCAGCCTGTCGCACCTCGGGTTTTCAGGGTGCCAGCATCCCGCCGCTGTTCATCAGAACGCATTGTGGCATTGTAGTACACGAGCATGATGGCCATCGTCAAGGTAGGCACAGAGAAGATGAGTGAGAGAGAGGACATGGTACTCGACCAGGTCTCATATGCTGAGAGGGTCTGCCTGAGTTCAAACTGAGAAACGACACCGAAAGGGAGAATGCTTTGCTCGATTTGGTCACCAATGTCATCTGCCAGCCGTGCTGGTCGGTTTTCCCCTTGGGACAGGATGGCGGAAGCGTCCATGTCCACCCAGACCTGGTTTCTCATACTCTCCCATCCTGAGTGGCCAAG
Coding sequences within:
- a CDS encoding FtsX-like permease family protein → MFVLTKLASRKRRVLATLLIFALSAGVLGGVLFYIDSIGPSVQQDMLDDVAVDAQVSLSTGFHQQNETSLADLQSTIREQNHVLGTEGVTVVQSYDREIDDYRFEDQVYLGIGNELLSQFPGAFSILESTGPLEDASCYVETNTLSYLGLAIGDNFTATARATDESGQPVNITQSFEIVGTFESDLFWREGYGDQPGFTTLRMITTKSGLETAFSQLGHSGWESMRNQVWVDMDASAILSQGENRPARLADDIGDQIEQSILPFGVVSQFELRQTLSAYETWSSTMSSLSLIFSVPTLTMAIMLVYYNATMRSDEQRRDAGTLKTRGATGWQVFRWVLLQSIVIGFVGSIAAVGTGMVSALLSGSVRTFLEFSFQQLSSFVLLIELDAIVFVFLFAFGLGVIVSIPMAVQALLMSPEEAHGWLERQVLATGEQLTNPVVDFLAVGASAYLLFPLIGNFGFASTAPELGTFYFFVLVMVLMGMFVFSFARLLSRGGPRLKSAVFDRMQSDRYAPVSKVLSRNVKLFRKIDALGIVFIAMVFTAGIFSSLSAETGRIHTQHLHRFEVGADIHATVRSEVANVTADLVEEITAIDGVVAASAVLETRGRVAYIEEEQDGDRHYRNESITILGVQPEAWAQSAFWLDYFTKDHIPRQALQELAESNQNVITSFKPVIGFGAGFLRNAPIYDDEVTVRIGDAANHTVSEYHIVDVMSMFYQGGKGCVPGRPDLLRSFVIMNLNHLQDQLNTTRVTSFYCNLDQSANDTTVIEDITALTAGFGNVESSEQQILKALESEAAQTIHGIYTLNVVFSFIYLTAGIAIVTVVRIDSLRKQLSMLRALGTDRGSIMGPLLADAVASVLGAAIIGSVISLILVFFALQIPLAFLGPTSSLQWFRLPVRISVPIALLTII